TGACGAGAGACATCTCGTAATGTCAGCGCTAACATCTGCAGTATTGAGAGATTCCATATAGATCGTCAAATAATTAAAAATTACTTTTATATTCAATTTTTGAGAGAAAAGAGCCTGTGAGCGACTCATCGCCTCCCCGCAAACGGCGTACGGCCGGGCGCACCACGCTTAACGACGTCGCCCGTGAGGTAGGGGTTTCGGCGCTGACTGTTTCGCGCTTTTTCAATCACCCCGAGTTGGTGTCGGAGGAGCTGCGCCAACGTATCGGTGAGGCTGTCTCGGCGCTCGGCTATGTACCCAATCTGGTCGCCGGCAGCCTTGCTTCCGCGCGCAGCCGTATCGTCGGCATGGTCATCCCGAATATCTCGGGGCCCATCTTCGCCAATACCATCCAAGGCTTCAGCGACACCCTGAGCCGGCACGGCTATCAGTTGCTATTGGCTTCCAGCTATTTTTCGCCGGAACAGGAGGAAAATGCCGTGCGGGCTTTTCTCGGTTGGTCGCCGGCAGCGTTGGTGGTCACCAGTCATTTCCACAGCGAGGGCACGGAAAGACTGCTTGCCGGAACGGACATCCCCGTAGTCGAGATCTGGGATTATCAACCCGAGCGTGCGCCCATTCAGGTTGGTTTCCAGCACTACGATGTAGGGGAAATGGCGGCACGCCATCTGCTCGGCAAGGGTTACCGGCGCATCGCCTTCGTGCTGAACAGCGCCGCCGGAGACTTCAGCGCCTTGGATCGGCGCGATGGCTATGCGGCCATCCTGGAGGCCGCCGGACTCCAGCCTTGGAATTTCGTCCCCAGCATCGGCAACGCACCTTTCGAGGCAGGCAAGGAGGCCATGGAAACGCTGATGCAGGGCACGCCGAAGCCCGATGCGATCATTTTCGCCAACGACAACCTGGCGGCTGGCGGCCTGCTCGCCGCGCAACGCATGGATCTGAATATCCCTGGCGATTGTGCTGTCATGGGATTTGGCGACTACGCCTTCGCCCACATGCTGTTACCGAGCCTAAGCACCATTCGGCCTCCGTCGCTGGAGATTGGTGAAATGGCTGCGTTGCGGGTATTGGAAAGTCTCGGTGCGATAGCAGTGACACTGCCGGTGCAGCGCTTGAACCGGCTCGAATGCCAACTGGTCGAGCGGGAAAGCACATAAAGGGCGATCCGAGTCCAAAACGAAAGCTGCTCCCATGCACGTGGGGAAACGGCCGAAATTACCAGAAAGCGCGGAAAGCCCCGTACTTTTAGTGCGGGGATGTAGAGCACGGGCGCGAAGCGGCCCTTGGGTTTCCCCAACTACATGGCAACCTGGCCGCATGAAGCACACCAAGACCCTCAAGGTTCGCGTTCGAGACAAGCATGCGCCGCTGCTCCGGCAGATGGCCCGCAGCGTGAATCTCGTCTGGAACTACCTGGTGCGACGTGAAGTCGCCTCTTCGATTGTGGCTGCGATTGCCACCGACTTTCCCATGAGTCGTACCCTAGGTGGGCATGCGGAGCTGGTAACGGCTCGGTGTGAAGCCCCGCTGACAACGTATCCGTGCGCCTCACGGCGTCGGCACGGGCCCGTGAGGGCAAGTGCCGTACTGGCAGCATCAATCCGGTAGCGGGCAAGGGTCTCCGACATGGTCAACGTAAGTGAACACCTGATAAAGACCGTAATCCAGAACAAGCCAAAGATGCTGACAGGCTTGAACCAAAAGGTAAGCGGACAGGCGCAGGAGCTCAAGGTATCTCCTGCCATGGGCGTTGCTCCGCCGGTCGATAGGGTGGACCTAAATCGGATTAAGTCGAAGCTGCGAAACACGGTAAGCCCAACGCTCTCCCTATGGGTAGCACGGCCGCAAGGCAATGCGATGGAGCAGTGGGTAAGGGAAGGTGGAAAAAGCGAACGCCGCTCTGTAATGGGGTGGATAGGGGTTGAGCCGGGAGGCGACATCACCCTGCGCGACAAGCGAGCAGACTTCCACCAGGTCTCGTATTGCGAGAGAGTCTGTAGAACTGCCCGAGGAGGGAATGGCGAATGACGGCGCGTGTTTGTTGTGCTGGCGCACCCTCCGACCGCTCAGTGGACTGGCACAGCATTGATTGGGCCGCATGCCATCGTGAGGTGAAGCGGCTGCAGATGCGTATCGCAAAGGCGACCAGGGAACGCAACTGGCGCAAGGTCAAGGCCTTGCAATGGCTGCTGACCCATTCGTTCTCCGCCAAAGCTGTGGCGGTGAAGCGAGTTACAGAGAACCAAGGCAAGAGCACCCCCGGCATCGACAAGGAAGTATGGTCGACGCCTAGGGATGGTCTGAAGTAGTCATGTATTTCTGGCTGACTTCAGCCCCCCGCCGACTTTGAAAGCGGAGAATCGATCAAAAACGATCAGATCACCCGCTCGTTTCTGCGTTTTTTAGCTGCCGCGAGCACGTCGCAGCAACCGTTTCCCGCATTACAGGCGCACCTCTCCTGCATTCGCCAGTAAATATCGGCGCGCCATCCACAGATTCGACAAGGCGAACAGCGTCACCAACTGTGACGTGTTTTTGGCCAATCCCCGGAAGCGCACCTTGGTGTAGCCAAACTGGCGCTTGATCACGCGGAACGGATGTTCGACCTTGGCTCGTACCTGGGCCTTGGCCTTCTCGATCTTGCGGATCGCTTTGTATAAGGCGCTACGCTTGCCATGCTTCTTGTAGGTACTGCGCCGGGCCGCGACCTGCCAGATGACCTGCCGACCTTCATGCTCGGGGCGCTTCTCTACGCCGGTATAGCCCGCATCGGCACTCACTACGTTTTCCTCGCCATGCAGCAGTTGGTCGACTTGGGTGACATCTGCCACGTTGGCTGCCGTGACCACCACGCTGTGCACCAGACCCGACTCAGCGTCGGCACCAATGTGAGCTTTTGCGCCGAAGTAGTACTGGTTGCCCTTCTTCGTCGAGTGCATTTCCGGGTCGCGCTTGCCGTCCTTGTTCTTCGTCGAGCTCGGCGCATGGATCAGGGTGGCGTCGACAATGGTGCCCTGGCGCAGCGACAGTCCGCGCTCGCCCAGATAGCCGTTGATCACCTCCAGTATTCCCCCGGCCAGTTCGTGCTTCTCCAGCAGGCGACGGAAGTTGAGGAGGGTCGTTTCGTCCGGGATGCGCTCCAGGCTCAGGCCGGCGAACTGGCGCAGGAGAGTGGTTTCGTACAGCGCTTCCTCCATCGCCGGATCGCTGTAGCCGAACCAGTTCTGCATCAGGTGCACGCGCAGCATGGCTGCCAGCGG
This genomic interval from Azotobacter salinestris contains the following:
- a CDS encoding IS5 family transposase translates to MKQLSFADAEYAGKRKQTRRERFLLEMDQVVPWQGLIALIEPYYPKGEGGRPAYPLAAMLRVHLMQNWFGYSDPAMEEALYETTLLRQFAGLSLERIPDETTLLNFRRLLEKHELAGGILEVINGYLGERGLSLRQGTIVDATLIHAPSSTKNKDGKRDPEMHSTKKGNQYYFGAKAHIGADAESGLVHSVVVTAANVADVTQVDQLLHGEENVVSADAGYTGVEKRPEHEGRQVIWQVAARRSTYKKHGKRSALYKAIRKIEKAKAQVRAKVEHPFRVIKRQFGYTKVRFRGLAKNTSQLVTLFALSNLWMARRYLLANAGEVRL
- a CDS encoding LacI family DNA-binding transcriptional regulator gives rise to the protein MSDSSPPRKRRTAGRTTLNDVAREVGVSALTVSRFFNHPELVSEELRQRIGEAVSALGYVPNLVAGSLASARSRIVGMVIPNISGPIFANTIQGFSDTLSRHGYQLLLASSYFSPEQEENAVRAFLGWSPAALVVTSHFHSEGTERLLAGTDIPVVEIWDYQPERAPIQVGFQHYDVGEMAARHLLGKGYRRIAFVLNSAAGDFSALDRRDGYAAILEAAGLQPWNFVPSIGNAPFEAGKEAMETLMQGTPKPDAIIFANDNLAAGGLLAAQRMDLNIPGDCAVMGFGDYAFAHMLLPSLSTIRPPSLEIGEMAALRVLESLGAIAVTLPVQRLNRLECQLVEREST